One genomic window of Takifugu flavidus isolate HTHZ2018 unplaced genomic scaffold, ASM371156v2 ctg542, whole genome shotgun sequence includes the following:
- the LOC130520822 gene encoding nonsense-mediated mRNA decay factor SMG7-like: MFLPAQNRLDSSAEAAAQSSLLPLSGFPVQEFSQSSIFRQAYGKNQSATSKPSTPMMHQEPSLYSLFPWSPSLPASSDHSTPASQSPHSSNPSSLPSSPPTHNHGAPPFSSFGPIGTPDSRDRRLVDRWKPDKSGSVSTLGLDYLPTSAPQTAAGIRWVPAAARGPIRSLPWRSRRCCWTA, from the exons ATGTTT CTTCCCGCTCAGAACCGCCTGGACAGCAGCGCTGAGGCCGCCGCCCAgtcctccctcctgccccttTCTGGGTTCCCAGTGCAG GAGTTCAGCCAGAGCAGCATCTTCCGCCAGGCTTACGGGAAGAACCAGAGCGCCACTTCCAAGCCCAGcactcccatgatgcaccagGAGCCGTCCCTCTACTCCCTGTTTCCATGGTCACCCTCCCTTCCTGCCAGCTCAG ATCACTCCACCCCAGCGAGCCAATCGCCTCACTCATCCAACCCCAGTAGCCTCCCGTcctcaccccccacacacaaccaCGGAGCTCCGCCCTTCTCCAGTTTTGGACCCATCGGAACACCGGACAGCCGGGACCGCAGGCTCGTGGACCGCTGGAAGCCCGATAAGAGCG GGTCCGTAAGCACTTTGGGTCTGGACTACCTGCCGACCTCTGCccctcagacagcagctggcaTCAGATgggtcccagcagcagctcgtgGGCCAATCAGGAGTCTCCCATGGAGGAGTCGTCGGTGTTGCTGGACAGCCTGA